A section of the Branchiostoma lanceolatum isolate klBraLanc5 chromosome 19, klBraLanc5.hap2, whole genome shotgun sequence genome encodes:
- the LOC136425259 gene encoding coronin-2B-like isoform X1, whose translation MQGFAADICAKGEALIAQMSWKLRSSKFRHVYGSPARRERCYEGLRISRSAHEGEFCAVNPKFLAVVTDAACGGCFTVIRLDETGKIDPMIPKVIGHQGAVLDVKWNPFNDNVIASCSEDTSVRIWYIPDDGLEDNLSEPLMSLYGHHRRVTNVLWHPTAENILLSSAYDHKILVWNVNTGQAVTIITCHTDTIYSMAFNSDGSLLATTCKDRRIRVIDPRTGSVTREGQGHTGLKASKVLFLGTSKRLLTTGFNKLSKREFRIWEMDDLSRPLAHEDLDSASGAMFPFYDNDTHILFIAGKGDGNIRYYEIVTEKPYFYDLAEFKSSFPQRGLGFMPKRGLNTKRCEIFRFYKLHSGARGLCEPVSMIVPRRSDQFQEDIYPDTPGCRPSLSAEEWLGGYNRPPVLMSLRGHYNPSYTPKLHLNVPITKPMFTNGHDGMDATDNLRSPKTENELRSMVFRQEEEIRNLREELKSRDVRIRQLELELQNYKKREYPDNRDREESMEI comes from the exons ATGCAGGGGTTCGCGGCAGATATTTGCGCAAAGGGCGAGGCGCTCATCGCACAG aTGTCGTGGAAGTTACGGAGCTCCAAGTTCCGTCACGTATACGGCAGCCCTGCGCGTAGGGAGCGATGTTACGAGGGGCTGCGTATCTCCCGGAGCGCGCACGAGGGAGAGTTCTGTGCCGTCAACCCCAAGTTTCTCGCCGTAGTGACTGATGCAGCGTGCGGCGGGTGTTTTACCGTCATACGCTTAGATGAG ACAGGGAAGATTGACCCCATGATCCCAAAGGTCATAGGTCACCAGGGCGCAGTGCTGGACGTCAAGTGGAACCCCTTCAACGACAACGTTATCGCTTCCTGTTCAGAGGACACTTCG GTCAGGATATGGTACATCCCAGATGATGGTTTAGAAGATAACCTATCAGAGCCTCTGATGTCGCTGTACGGTCACCACAGACGGGTCACCAACGTACTCTGGCACCCCACCGCAGAAAACATCCTTCTCAGCTCAGCATACGACCACAAG ATCCTTGTGTGGAACGTGAACACGGGGCAGGCGGTGACGATCATCACGTGCCACACGGACACCATCTACTCCATGGCGTTCAACAGCGACGGCAGCCTGCTGGCAACCACCTGTAAGGACAGGAGGATAAGGGTCATTGACCCCAGGACTGGCAGTGTCACAAGG gaaggtcaaggtcacacGGGGCTGAAGGCGTCCAAGGTTCTGTTCCTGGGAACGTCTAAGAGACTCCTGACTACAGGGTTCAACAAGCTGAGCAAGAGGGAGTTCCGCATATGGGAAATG GATGACCTATCCCGACCCCTAGCCCATGAGGATCTAGACAGTGCCTCCGGAGCTATGTTTCCTTTCTACGACAATGACACACATATTCTGTTTATTGCTGGGAAG gGTGATGGTAATATCAGATATTACGAGATAGTGACAGAAAAGCCATACTTCTACGACTTGGCAGAGTTCAAGTCATCCTTCCCTCAGCGTGGTTTGGGGTTCATGCCAAAACGAGGTCTCAACACCAAACGTTGTGAGATCTTCAGATTCTACAAACTCCACTCAGGAGCACGAGGCCTGTGTGAACCCGTCAGTATGATAGTCCCCAGAAGG TCTGACCAGTTCCAGGAGGATATCTACCCCGACACCCCCGGCTGTCGGCCCTCCCTCTCTGCGGAGGAGTGGCTGGGTGGGTACAACAGACCGCCTGTGCTGATGTCGTTACGAGGACACTACAACCCCAGCTACACTCCCAAACTTCACCTGAACGTGCCTATCACAAAACCCATGTTCACCAACGGCCATGACGGGATGGATGCTACAGATAACCTTAGAAGTCCAAAAACAGAAAACGAG ctgCGCAGTATGGTATTTCGACAGGAGGAAGAAATCCGTAACCTCCGAGAGGAGCTGAAGTCACGCGACGTCCGAATACGTCAGCTAGAACTAGAACTACAGAACTACAAGAAAAGAGAATATCCAGACAACCGAGACAGAGAAGAAAGCATGGAGATATGA
- the LOC136425259 gene encoding coronin-2B-like isoform X2, translating to MSWKLRSSKFRHVYGSPARRERCYEGLRISRSAHEGEFCAVNPKFLAVVTDAACGGCFTVIRLDETGKIDPMIPKVIGHQGAVLDVKWNPFNDNVIASCSEDTSVRIWYIPDDGLEDNLSEPLMSLYGHHRRVTNVLWHPTAENILLSSAYDHKILVWNVNTGQAVTIITCHTDTIYSMAFNSDGSLLATTCKDRRIRVIDPRTGSVTREGQGHTGLKASKVLFLGTSKRLLTTGFNKLSKREFRIWEMDDLSRPLAHEDLDSASGAMFPFYDNDTHILFIAGKGDGNIRYYEIVTEKPYFYDLAEFKSSFPQRGLGFMPKRGLNTKRCEIFRFYKLHSGARGLCEPVSMIVPRRSDQFQEDIYPDTPGCRPSLSAEEWLGGYNRPPVLMSLRGHYNPSYTPKLHLNVPITKPMFTNGHDGMDATDNLRSPKTENELRSMVFRQEEEIRNLREELKSRDVRIRQLELELQNYKKREYPDNRDREESMEI from the exons aTGTCGTGGAAGTTACGGAGCTCCAAGTTCCGTCACGTATACGGCAGCCCTGCGCGTAGGGAGCGATGTTACGAGGGGCTGCGTATCTCCCGGAGCGCGCACGAGGGAGAGTTCTGTGCCGTCAACCCCAAGTTTCTCGCCGTAGTGACTGATGCAGCGTGCGGCGGGTGTTTTACCGTCATACGCTTAGATGAG ACAGGGAAGATTGACCCCATGATCCCAAAGGTCATAGGTCACCAGGGCGCAGTGCTGGACGTCAAGTGGAACCCCTTCAACGACAACGTTATCGCTTCCTGTTCAGAGGACACTTCG GTCAGGATATGGTACATCCCAGATGATGGTTTAGAAGATAACCTATCAGAGCCTCTGATGTCGCTGTACGGTCACCACAGACGGGTCACCAACGTACTCTGGCACCCCACCGCAGAAAACATCCTTCTCAGCTCAGCATACGACCACAAG ATCCTTGTGTGGAACGTGAACACGGGGCAGGCGGTGACGATCATCACGTGCCACACGGACACCATCTACTCCATGGCGTTCAACAGCGACGGCAGCCTGCTGGCAACCACCTGTAAGGACAGGAGGATAAGGGTCATTGACCCCAGGACTGGCAGTGTCACAAGG gaaggtcaaggtcacacGGGGCTGAAGGCGTCCAAGGTTCTGTTCCTGGGAACGTCTAAGAGACTCCTGACTACAGGGTTCAACAAGCTGAGCAAGAGGGAGTTCCGCATATGGGAAATG GATGACCTATCCCGACCCCTAGCCCATGAGGATCTAGACAGTGCCTCCGGAGCTATGTTTCCTTTCTACGACAATGACACACATATTCTGTTTATTGCTGGGAAG gGTGATGGTAATATCAGATATTACGAGATAGTGACAGAAAAGCCATACTTCTACGACTTGGCAGAGTTCAAGTCATCCTTCCCTCAGCGTGGTTTGGGGTTCATGCCAAAACGAGGTCTCAACACCAAACGTTGTGAGATCTTCAGATTCTACAAACTCCACTCAGGAGCACGAGGCCTGTGTGAACCCGTCAGTATGATAGTCCCCAGAAGG TCTGACCAGTTCCAGGAGGATATCTACCCCGACACCCCCGGCTGTCGGCCCTCCCTCTCTGCGGAGGAGTGGCTGGGTGGGTACAACAGACCGCCTGTGCTGATGTCGTTACGAGGACACTACAACCCCAGCTACACTCCCAAACTTCACCTGAACGTGCCTATCACAAAACCCATGTTCACCAACGGCCATGACGGGATGGATGCTACAGATAACCTTAGAAGTCCAAAAACAGAAAACGAG ctgCGCAGTATGGTATTTCGACAGGAGGAAGAAATCCGTAACCTCCGAGAGGAGCTGAAGTCACGCGACGTCCGAATACGTCAGCTAGAACTAGAACTACAGAACTACAAGAAAAGAGAATATCCAGACAACCGAGACAGAGAAGAAAGCATGGAGATATGA